A genome region from Pseudanabaena sp. Chao 1811 includes the following:
- a CDS encoding O-antigen ligase domain-containing protein — translation MPKAKEQGTAPFILALASTGYGYCVGILNGALPVKATVAILGWISPILFGYHLYVNWRRYPEYRAVIQKAFLWGGLVMGIYGVYQYMVAPQWDRLWLIGSGLTSSAGRPEPFGMRVWSTLNSPGPFGDVMATTLLILFSSTSPLILPAAIAGGLAFLLSSVRVAWIGWLVGMLFISTSLRPKQQLRLITLFAVLALFIVPLSTMEPFSTTISKRLETLSDIQNDTSAQDRQGVYKRFFQSGMYNYIGDGIGLNEIVDSGPLSLVLDLGWLGTIPYLGSLLLLTTTLMGNLKKQADLFVKLAGAVLIKSTVFFLATRVTSGIHGMFIWSFLGIGLAGQNYFKYQRTLQMENIVEKDVEKTLDVEAS, via the coding sequence TTGCCTAAAGCGAAGGAACAAGGAACTGCGCCATTTATTCTTGCTTTAGCGAGTACGGGCTATGGATATTGTGTCGGCATCTTAAATGGAGCATTGCCAGTTAAAGCTACAGTTGCCATATTAGGATGGATCTCGCCAATTTTGTTTGGATATCATCTTTACGTCAACTGGCGCAGATATCCTGAATATAGAGCAGTAATCCAAAAAGCTTTTTTATGGGGGGGATTAGTGATGGGAATATATGGTGTTTATCAGTATATGGTTGCTCCGCAATGGGATCGTTTATGGCTGATTGGCTCAGGTTTGACCTCTAGTGCGGGTAGACCAGAACCCTTTGGCATGAGGGTTTGGAGCACCTTAAATTCTCCAGGTCCTTTTGGGGATGTGATGGCAACAACATTGTTGATTTTATTTAGTTCTACGAGTCCCTTGATTTTACCTGCGGCGATCGCAGGAGGACTTGCTTTTTTGTTAAGTTCAGTACGAGTTGCTTGGATTGGATGGTTAGTCGGAATGCTGTTTATAAGCACGTCTCTACGACCAAAACAGCAACTACGCCTAATTACTCTGTTTGCAGTGTTAGCACTATTCATTGTTCCCTTAAGCACAATGGAACCATTTTCTACAACAATTTCTAAACGGCTAGAAACCTTATCTGATATCCAAAATGATACCAGCGCCCAAGATCGGCAGGGGGTTTACAAAAGATTTTTCCAATCTGGTATGTATAACTATATTGGTGATGGTATTGGGCTTAACGAAATTGTAGATAGTGGTCCCCTATCTTTAGTCTTAGATTTAGGTTGGTTAGGGACTATTCCTTATCTGGGCAGTCTCCTCCTATTGACAACAACGCTGATGGGAAACCTCAAAAAACAAGCAGATTTATTTGTCAAGCTTGCTGGAGCAGTTCTGATCAAATCTACGGTTTTTTTCTTAGCTACAAGGGTAACGTCTGGTATACATGGAATGTTTATTTGGAGCTTTTTGGGAATTGGCTTGGCTGGACAAAATTATTTCAAGTATCAGAGGACTTTACAAATGGAAAATATTGTTGAAAAAGATGTAGAAAAAACTTTGGATGTCGAAGCATCTTAG
- a CDS encoding substrate-binding periplasmic protein has translation MLKYIQKFTCLAIYAGVSLGFVSNIAPFSTPAFAEDSSLGIVMRRGHLRVGIDAAIGGPYMFWNTKTQFYDGFELEIIQEIAARLNIEPRPINIPWTTQPENLSSRQVDLLLSAREEGALETGDTKGKFIETNPYYRSAQRLLIRADGTQIKSLRDMIGKRVGVVANSGGAAIAETYNKNRGNAIRLFSSRDLDRMIIQLRDRQLDAMILDEPVAVWQVRNNPNFIIVGEPLIPIRLVAIVNKDDVSLKKAIDKALTEMIQDGKLEQILKRWNLWESQKTLKSTKDLPASVLAIITPYSVYR, from the coding sequence ATGTTGAAGTACATCCAAAAATTCACTTGTTTGGCAATCTACGCAGGCGTAAGTCTTGGGTTTGTCAGCAACATTGCCCCATTCTCCACTCCCGCATTTGCCGAAGATAGCAGCTTAGGGATTGTGATGCGTCGTGGACATTTACGCGTCGGGATCGATGCTGCAATTGGCGGTCCTTATATGTTCTGGAATACCAAAACCCAGTTTTATGATGGCTTTGAATTGGAGATTATTCAAGAAATTGCCGCAAGATTAAATATTGAGCCACGTCCGATTAATATTCCTTGGACAACCCAGCCCGAAAATTTATCATCAAGACAGGTTGATCTCCTGCTCAGTGCGAGAGAAGAGGGAGCATTAGAAACAGGTGATACTAAGGGGAAATTCATCGAAACCAATCCCTATTACCGTAGCGCCCAGAGATTGCTGATTCGGGCAGATGGCACACAAATCAAGTCTTTGCGTGACATGATCGGCAAACGGGTTGGTGTTGTAGCAAATAGTGGTGGTGCAGCGATCGCCGAAACCTATAATAAAAACAGGGGCAATGCTATTCGTCTATTTTCATCAAGGGATCTTGATCGGATGATTATCCAATTACGCGATCGCCAACTTGATGCAATGATCCTTGATGAACCTGTCGCGGTGTGGCAGGTACGAAACAATCCTAACTTTATAATTGTTGGTGAGCCTTTAATCCCGATTCGCTTAGTGGCAATCGTCAATAAAGATGATGTATCACTAAAAAAAGCGATCGATAAGGCTTTAACTGAGATGATTCAAGACGGTAAACTCGAACAGATACTTAAGAGGTGGAACCTGTGGGAAAGCCAGAAAACTTTAAAATCGACAAAGGACTTGCCAGCTTCGGTGTTAGCGATCATTACGCCATACTCGGTCTACCGTTAA
- a CDS encoding Rpn family recombination-promoting nuclease/putative transposase, with product MIDNICKFLAESFSSDFASWILGESITLTKLEPSELSTEPIRADSVIFLESSEIILHIEFQSDPNKNIPFRMADYRLRLYRKFPEKQTHQVVIYLSPSQSPLVHETTFTLRELNHRFNVIRLWEQPTEIFQQYQGLLPFATLSQTNNPEATLRRVAKQIENIADKQVQSNVAASTAIISGIALSKEIIKRLLRSDIMKESVIYQEILREGLAEGLAEGKAKGLAEGLAKGEAKGLEKGEAKGLEKATNQIALNMLRSNISTDLIAQVTGLTLKQIEKLQKLAAKQSQSPKSSQTKRSSKS from the coding sequence ATGATCGATAACATTTGTAAATTCTTAGCAGAAAGCTTTTCCAGTGACTTTGCCAGTTGGATCTTAGGCGAATCCATAACCCTTACCAAACTCGAACCATCAGAACTCTCAACCGAGCCAATTCGTGCCGACTCAGTTATATTTCTAGAATCCTCAGAAATTATCTTGCACATCGAGTTTCAGTCCGATCCCAATAAAAATATCCCCTTTCGGATGGCAGACTATCGACTACGCCTATATCGCAAATTTCCTGAAAAGCAAACCCATCAAGTCGTTATCTATCTAAGCCCCAGTCAATCACCACTAGTCCATGAAACCACATTCACCCTCAGAGAGCTAAACCATCGCTTCAACGTCATCCGACTATGGGAACAACCCACAGAAATATTTCAGCAATACCAAGGACTATTACCCTTTGCTACCCTATCTCAGACTAACAACCCTGAAGCAACCTTAAGACGGGTTGCCAAACAAATTGAAAATATTGCCGATAAGCAGGTACAGAGCAACGTAGCTGCCTCAACCGCTATAATATCTGGCATAGCCCTAAGCAAAGAAATCATCAAAAGATTACTCAGGAGCGACATCATGAAAGAATCAGTAATTTATCAAGAGATCTTACGAGAAGGATTAGCTGAAGGATTAGCTGAAGGTAAGGCAAAAGGCTTGGCAGAAGGCTTGGCAAAAGGTGAGGCTAAGGGGCTGGAGAAAGGTGAGGCTAAGGGGCTGGAGAAAGCAACTAATCAAATAGCTCTCAATATGTTGCGTTCCAACATTTCCACAGATTTAATTGCTCAGGTTACAGGTTTAACTCTTAAACAAATCGAAAAATTGCAAAAACTCGCCGCAAAGCAATCTCAATCACCCAAATCGTCACAGACAAAGCGCTCATCAAAGTCTTAG
- a CDS encoding glycosyltransferase family 4 protein, protein MESHKTVAFFLNRVDCNDGITSHCETLIRGLRNAGWKVVLITGKVGFDDNSLKRLQALKELSEEWIVFDSFNSIFLSLTSFFKILNAINYHRIQVFHAHGYSMLFLTFALKIFTGIKCVATSHLLNYIRLEEIRENKYLKFKHFLFQTYLKVLSPKIFIAISSAIEQWLIQDIGIPDNKIKKIFNGIDNKYFYPPSDRERQEARAKLQITEQDFVVTLVGRLQWNKGHKILIDAANHIKRSNPKYHFKYIFAGSGDQREEIEKYAFENEENCQTFLFLGYVNEPRNVYWASDVIVLPSQAEGFALVIVESMTCGIVPIRTPAAGAYDQIEDGQNGFIIPFDDLEALSSRLLQLYENTNLRLQMVENALKYSANKFTIESMTLGTISAYEEAIAK, encoded by the coding sequence ATGGAATCGCATAAAACTGTAGCATTTTTTCTTAATCGAGTTGACTGTAATGATGGAATTACTTCACACTGTGAAACTTTAATCAGAGGATTGAGGAATGCTGGATGGAAGGTGGTCTTAATAACAGGGAAAGTAGGGTTTGATGATAATTCTTTAAAAAGGTTACAAGCCTTAAAAGAATTATCAGAAGAATGGATTGTATTTGATAGTTTTAATTCAATATTTCTATCTTTGACAAGTTTTTTCAAAATATTGAATGCAATTAATTATCATAGAATTCAAGTTTTCCATGCTCATGGGTATTCTATGCTATTTTTGACATTTGCACTCAAAATCTTTACAGGGATAAAATGCGTTGCAACATCACATCTACTTAATTATATTCGGCTAGAAGAAATCAGAGAGAACAAGTATCTTAAATTCAAACATTTTCTTTTCCAAACATATCTAAAAGTACTATCCCCTAAGATTTTTATTGCTATTTCTTCAGCTATTGAGCAGTGGCTAATACAAGATATTGGTATCCCTGACAATAAAATAAAGAAGATATTTAATGGAATTGATAACAAATATTTTTATCCCCCTAGTGATCGCGAAAGACAAGAAGCAAGAGCTAAGCTCCAAATTACTGAACAGGATTTTGTCGTTACTTTAGTGGGTAGATTGCAATGGAATAAAGGTCATAAAATCTTAATTGATGCAGCTAACCACATCAAAAGAAGCAACCCAAAATACCATTTCAAATATATATTTGCAGGATCTGGAGATCAGAGAGAAGAAATAGAAAAATATGCCTTTGAGAATGAAGAAAATTGCCAGACATTTTTATTTTTAGGTTATGTCAATGAGCCTCGAAATGTTTACTGGGCATCAGATGTTATTGTTCTACCAAGTCAAGCTGAAGGATTTGCTTTAGTAATTGTAGAATCAATGACTTGTGGCATAGTGCCAATACGGACTCCTGCTGCTGGAGCTTATGATCAAATTGAAGATGGTCAAAATGGATTTATCATTCCTTTTGATGATTTAGAGGCACTTTCATCTAGGCTCTTACAGTTATATGAAAACACCAATTTGCGATTACAGATGGTTGAAAATGCCCTTAAATATTCTGCAAACAAATTTACTATAGAATCTATGACTCTAGGTACAATTTCAGCTTATGAAGAGGCAATTGCAAAATAG
- a CDS encoding glycosyltransferase family 4 protein has protein sequence MRLCIVTHNIIKGDGQGRANYEIVLEAIRRGYHVTLVAINVSPELQQNSQVKWIPITVKGFPTALLSNLFFTWQSRHWLQQHHHEFDLLQVYGCVTDYPADINTFQFVHSGWLRSPAHTWRLQKNLYGAYQWLFTALNAHWEKKACQISKILVAVSEGIKQELIDIGVDQKKIRVILNGVDVEEFVPEVRERSQFSLPEQVTLALFAGDIRTNRKNLDTVLHGLVHVPDLHLAVVGNVTKSPYPQLASQLGLSERVHFLGYRRDIAEIMKAVDFFVFPSRYEPFGMVVSEAMATGLPVITTAISGVAEIVTPESGVVLNDSEDVIALTDAMAKLASDRDLRLQMGQVARAIAEQHTWKSKAKIYVDLFEELHQGKA, from the coding sequence ATGAGACTTTGTATTGTCACACATAATATTATTAAGGGTGATGGACAGGGGAGAGCTAATTATGAGATTGTTTTAGAAGCAATTCGACGTGGATATCATGTCACTTTAGTTGCCATAAATGTGTCCCCTGAATTACAGCAAAATAGCCAAGTTAAATGGATTCCCATTACTGTCAAGGGCTTTCCAACAGCACTGTTGAGTAATTTGTTTTTTACTTGGCAAAGTCGTCACTGGCTACAACAGCATCATCATGAGTTTGATTTGTTACAGGTTTATGGTTGTGTGACTGACTATCCTGCTGACATCAATACATTTCAGTTTGTCCATAGTGGCTGGTTGCGATCGCCTGCCCATACTTGGAGATTACAAAAAAATCTGTATGGTGCATATCAGTGGTTATTTACAGCACTAAATGCTCATTGGGAAAAGAAGGCTTGTCAAATATCAAAAATTTTAGTAGCTGTATCTGAGGGGATTAAGCAGGAATTAATTGACATTGGCGTAGATCAAAAAAAAATTCGTGTAATTCTAAATGGTGTCGATGTTGAGGAGTTTGTTCCTGAGGTAAGAGAAAGGAGTCAGTTTAGCTTGCCTGAGCAAGTTACCTTAGCGCTATTTGCTGGTGATATTAGAACCAATCGCAAAAATCTGGATACAGTTTTGCATGGGTTGGTTCATGTACCTGATTTGCATCTCGCGGTGGTGGGTAATGTTACCAAAAGTCCCTATCCTCAACTTGCTAGTCAATTGGGACTGAGTGAACGGGTGCATTTCTTAGGATATCGACGGGATATTGCGGAAATTATGAAGGCGGTTGATTTTTTTGTGTTCCCGTCACGCTATGAGCCTTTTGGGATGGTTGTTAGTGAAGCAATGGCAACGGGATTACCTGTAATTACTACAGCGATATCAGGAGTTGCAGAAATCGTTACCCCTGAATCTGGAGTTGTTCTCAATGATTCTGAGGATGTTATTGCTTTAACAGATGCTATGGCTAAGCTTGCTAGCGATCGCGATCTAAGATTGCAAATGGGGCAAGTGGCGAGGGCGATCGCAGAGCAACATACTTGGAAAAGCAAAGCCAAGATTTATGTTGATCTCTTTGAAGAATTACATCAAGGAAAAGCTTAA
- a CDS encoding SagB/ThcOx family dehydrogenase, whose translation MPEARLSFAEYYHERTKYAPETLASKSQGLDWSTQPSPYKDYKIGTVYDLKPYLTEEIQSDRDGLLASRWRRLSRLLFCSYGLTARVPTVTGEAFYLRAAPSAGGLYPAEVYIVSAGTPLLSAGIYNYQVRTHSLIHFWQDNNVWNGLQQACFDHPALQNTRMAIAITSIFQRSAWRYQDRAYRRIFLDTGHLLGNIDLASAIEDYQASLIGGFADAAVNELLFLDQEVEGAIAIVPILDLQDEESIGRGQESRAPMQRSGSLSKGLITALPSVTVTNYPKLPDGQLLEHLHQVTQITEKLSTTKLTENLETNQSDVESKSIQDLDKYNFPFCTKVSTVTESIHWGDDLELLENTILQRRSTREYTGAKLELAELKAILDFTYQPQHYSDQGIDGSPDYFDLSLIETFVAVTGVVGLEEGCYYYAPKSQELRQIRFKNFRDELHYLCLGQELGRDAGAVIFHTADLQTAVAKYGDRVYRYLHMDAGHLGQRLNLAAIALGVGVSGIAGFFDDLVNEVLGIPSDEAVIYITTLGRPL comes from the coding sequence ATGCCCGAAGCCAGACTTTCCTTCGCCGAGTATTATCACGAACGTACTAAGTATGCACCTGAGACCCTTGCTAGTAAGAGTCAGGGATTAGATTGGAGTACACAACCATCACCGTATAAGGACTATAAAATTGGCACAGTTTACGATCTTAAGCCCTATCTGACTGAGGAGATTCAATCCGATCGCGATGGATTGTTGGCAAGTCGTTGGCGTAGACTTTCACGGTTACTATTTTGCAGCTATGGCTTAACAGCAAGAGTTCCGACTGTTACAGGGGAGGCTTTTTATTTGCGGGCAGCTCCATCGGCGGGGGGCTTATATCCTGCGGAGGTATATATCGTTTCGGCAGGTACGCCTTTATTGTCAGCAGGGATTTATAACTATCAAGTCCGCACCCATAGCTTGATTCATTTCTGGCAAGACAATAATGTTTGGAATGGTTTGCAGCAGGCTTGTTTTGATCATCCTGCTTTGCAAAATACCCGTATGGCGATCGCGATTACTTCTATATTCCAGAGATCTGCTTGGCGCTATCAAGATCGCGCCTATCGCCGAATTTTTCTAGATACAGGGCATTTATTAGGGAATATCGATCTAGCCAGTGCGATCGAAGATTATCAAGCTTCTCTCATTGGTGGCTTTGCGGATGCTGCTGTGAATGAACTTCTCTTTTTAGATCAGGAAGTAGAAGGGGCGATCGCCATCGTGCCAATTCTCGATCTCCAAGACGAAGAGAGCATTGGTAGGGGACAAGAATCTCGCGCACCGATGCAGCGATCGGGCAGCCTGTCCAAAGGTCTCATCACTGCTTTGCCATCGGTAACTGTTACTAATTATCCTAAACTCCCAGACGGTCAATTATTAGAACATTTGCATCAAGTTACTCAAATCACAGAAAAACTAAGTACAACAAAACTTACCGAGAATTTAGAAACTAATCAATCCGACGTAGAGAGCAAATCGATCCAAGATTTAGATAAGTATAATTTTCCCTTCTGCACAAAAGTTAGCACTGTAACCGAAAGTATTCATTGGGGTGATGATTTAGAACTTCTCGAAAATACAATTTTACAAAGGCGATCGACTCGTGAATATACTGGTGCAAAATTAGAGTTAGCCGAACTTAAGGCAATTTTAGACTTTACCTATCAGCCTCAGCATTATAGTGATCAAGGTATTGATGGTAGTCCCGATTATTTTGATCTCAGCCTCATTGAAACTTTTGTTGCTGTTACAGGTGTCGTTGGCTTAGAAGAAGGATGTTATTACTATGCGCCCAAATCTCAAGAATTACGCCAAATTCGCTTTAAAAATTTCCGTGATGAGCTACATTATCTTTGTCTCGGTCAAGAACTAGGTCGTGATGCAGGAGCTGTGATTTTCCATACCGCCGATCTCCAAACAGCCGTAGCTAAATATGGCGATCGCGTATATCGCTATTTACATATGGATGCAGGACATCTTGGACAAAGGCTAAATCTTGCTGCGATCGCACTAGGTGTAGGAGTTAGTGGTATTGCTGGGTTCTTTGATGACCTAGTCAACGAAGTTTTAGGAATTCCCAGTGATGAAGCAGTTATTTACATCACTACTCTAGGTAGACCCCTTTAA
- the argB gene encoding acetylglutamate kinase: protein MLTDSDRVQVLSEALPYMQQFAGRTIVVKYGGAAMKEENLRQDVIRDVVTMSFMGLRPVLVHGGGPEINTWLTKLNIEPQFINGLRVTDAATMEVVEMVLVGRVNKQIVEMINLAGGSGVGLCGKDGNLIRARPQGNDAIGFVGEVSGINIGLLSTLLEAGHIPVVSSVATDETGQSYNINADTVAGELAAALGAEKLILLTDIAGILHNYKDPSTLYRSLTISKARELMNENVVSGGMIPKVQCCVRSLAQGVKAAHIVDGRVPHSLLLEIFTNSGVGSMIVASETAL, encoded by the coding sequence ATGCTAACAGACAGCGATCGCGTTCAGGTTCTAAGTGAAGCTTTGCCCTACATGCAGCAATTTGCGGGGCGTACCATTGTCGTCAAGTACGGTGGCGCGGCAATGAAAGAAGAAAATCTTCGGCAGGACGTGATCCGCGATGTCGTCACGATGTCATTTATGGGATTGCGCCCAGTCTTAGTGCATGGTGGCGGGCCCGAAATCAATACATGGCTTACCAAACTGAACATCGAGCCACAATTTATCAATGGATTGCGCGTTACCGATGCCGCCACCATGGAAGTTGTGGAAATGGTGCTGGTTGGTCGCGTCAACAAGCAGATCGTAGAAATGATTAATCTTGCAGGTGGCTCTGGGGTCGGTCTATGCGGTAAGGATGGCAATCTGATCCGTGCGCGTCCCCAAGGCAATGATGCGATCGGCTTTGTGGGTGAAGTCAGTGGCATTAATATCGGTCTGCTCTCAACCCTACTCGAAGCAGGGCATATTCCCGTTGTATCTAGTGTCGCGACCGATGAAACAGGTCAATCCTACAACATCAATGCGGATACCGTCGCGGGTGAACTTGCCGCCGCCTTGGGAGCCGAAAAATTGATTCTCCTTACCGACATTGCAGGTATTCTCCATAATTACAAAGATCCCAGTACTCTCTATCGCAGTTTGACGATCAGCAAAGCTAGAGAACTGATGAATGAAAATGTCGTCAGTGGTGGCATGATTCCTAAAGTTCAGTGCTGTGTGCGATCGCTAGCTCAAGGGGTAAAAGCCGCCCATATTGTCGATGGGCGCGTACCACATTCACTACTTCTAGAAATCTTTACCAATAGCGGGGTTGGTTCTATGATCGTAGCCTCTGAAACTGCACTGTAA
- the rpmF gene encoding 50S ribosomal protein L32, translated as MAVPKKRTSKSKRDSRKAVWKRKAAVHAQRAISLGKSILSGNNDGFVYPLAEEATEEE; from the coding sequence ATGGCAGTACCCAAGAAACGCACTTCTAAATCTAAGCGCGATAGTCGCAAAGCTGTATGGAAGCGCAAAGCCGCAGTTCATGCTCAAAGAGCAATCTCCTTAGGTAAGTCAATCCTATCAGGCAATAATGATGGTTTTGTCTATCCATTGGCTGAAGAAGCAACGGAAGAAGAGTAA
- a CDS encoding DUF928 domain-containing protein has protein sequence MKIKATIPSIRLFTIANKRRSRTYLGRASLILLCSLVSIGTGELIPLAAIAKPLLLAQSNNKGYGLGLPKSASTGGGTRLVNRDSLEIDENASTTQPRRGVIPSVRSRDRSPALLMRQLQPQPLLTLITPEDGGRTANAQPTLYWYLYDQPKQRSSSTNDLEHHVNETDETTHTTESQDCFVGQLRVILTKDQKDTTIIFQTKLTMKSGLSSFKLPIAASLQPSKSYRWEITLPDQQNELEEDVIVSGWIVYSPPESSLQKSLMRALTTRDRAKIYAEAGYWFEAIDDYTRWLKLNPNDLKTRSARNEILKSGFATNKNLDIDAFIGLLNTDAPKSSVK, from the coding sequence ATGAAAATCAAAGCCACCATCCCTTCAATTAGGCTGTTTACTATAGCGAATAAGCGGCGATCGCGGACTTATTTGGGCAGAGCATCACTCATCTTGCTCTGCTCTTTGGTAAGCATAGGTACAGGTGAGTTGATACCCTTAGCCGCGATCGCGAAACCTTTATTGTTAGCCCAATCTAACAACAAAGGTTATGGCTTGGGTTTACCCAAAAGCGCAAGTACAGGAGGGGGGACAAGGCTTGTGAATCGAGATAGCCTAGAAATAGATGAAAACGCTTCTACTACGCAACCTCGCCGTGGGGTTATACCTTCGGTACGGAGCAGAGATAGATCCCCTGCATTACTAATGCGACAGCTACAGCCACAACCTCTCCTAACATTGATTACGCCTGAGGATGGGGGGCGGACAGCCAATGCTCAACCTACTTTGTATTGGTATTTGTATGATCAACCCAAACAAAGGTCTTCATCTACTAATGATCTTGAGCATCATGTCAACGAAACGGATGAGACGACTCACACAACAGAGTCTCAGGATTGTTTTGTCGGACAACTTCGCGTCATCTTGACGAAGGATCAAAAAGACACAACGATAATATTTCAAACCAAGTTAACAATGAAAAGTGGCTTGTCCAGCTTCAAATTGCCGATCGCAGCTTCTTTGCAACCATCTAAAAGCTACCGTTGGGAAATCACATTACCAGATCAACAAAATGAACTGGAAGAGGACGTAATTGTAAGTGGCTGGATTGTGTATTCCCCTCCTGAAAGTAGTCTGCAAAAGTCTTTGATGCGTGCTTTGACAACTCGCGATCGCGCCAAGATTTATGCTGAAGCGGGATATTGGTTTGAAGCGATCGATGACTATACTCGTTGGTTGAAGCTGAATCCTAACGATCTCAAAACCAGAAGTGCCAGAAATGAAATCTTGAAATCAGGATTTGCTACCAATAAAAACTTAGATATTGATGCTTTTATTGGGTTACTAAATACCGACGCACCAAAATCATCAGTTAAGTAA
- a CDS encoding bacteriohemerythrin encodes MKKFEWSDSLSTGVPMIDSQHKELIAATNEIGEAIERGNGANAIKKLLVFLKFYAEWHFGNEETCAAKHSCPMAGVNQEAHKKFIETFGKLHDQYRQSDASEEIALKIYNELSEWLVGHILKIDTQIGACIKESLAKQA; translated from the coding sequence ATGAAAAAATTTGAATGGAGCGACTCATTGAGTACAGGTGTACCAATGATTGATTCTCAACATAAGGAATTGATTGCTGCCACAAACGAGATTGGCGAAGCGATCGAACGGGGAAATGGGGCAAACGCAATTAAGAAATTATTAGTGTTTCTTAAGTTTTATGCTGAGTGGCACTTCGGCAACGAAGAAACCTGTGCGGCGAAACATAGCTGCCCAATGGCAGGAGTTAATCAAGAAGCTCATAAAAAATTTATTGAGACCTTTGGCAAGCTCCACGATCAATATCGTCAAAGTGATGCTAGTGAGGAGATTGCTCTCAAAATTTATAATGAATTGAGCGAATGGCTAGTCGGTCATATTCTGAAAATTGATACCCAAATCGGTGCTTGTATCAAAGAAAGCTTGGCAAAACAAGCCTAA
- a CDS encoding glycosyltransferase family 4 protein, producing MDNKKILFVSYTAVLGGGELCLIDFANAYRETSQVVLLTDGILKTRLEDLGVKVEVLQASRSLADVKLSSGLGSSLKSIGDLWRLGKQIADKSKDFDLIHANNQKGFVVAAISRLLGGAPVVWHLHDILTADIFSATNRRIAVTLANWFATRVIVNSQATADAFIAAGGNRRLLRTVYNGFDSEKFDQVNDNQATLREELGIPRDRPLVGMFSRLSYWKGQHILLEAASQLPDVHVLLVGDALFGEAEYTEKLKNIASQESLQGRVHWLGFRQDIPALMKACDAIAHCSTAPEPFGRVIVEAQLSKRPAIATLGGGTSEIITNGVTGLLIPPNDPQLLAAAMQQIFSDREATQKMVEAAYNQAKLKFSIPSVCAEFEMAIA from the coding sequence ATGGATAATAAAAAAATTTTATTTGTGAGCTATACCGCAGTTTTAGGTGGGGGAGAGCTTTGTTTAATCGATTTTGCTAATGCTTATCGTGAAACTAGTCAAGTAGTGCTGCTCACTGATGGAATTTTAAAGACACGATTGGAAGATTTAGGAGTAAAGGTTGAAGTTTTGCAAGCATCGCGATCTCTTGCTGATGTCAAGCTATCAAGTGGGCTAGGCTCATCTCTAAAATCCATAGGTGATCTTTGGAGATTAGGTAAACAAATTGCGGACAAAAGTAAAGACTTCGATTTAATCCATGCCAATAATCAAAAGGGATTTGTGGTGGCAGCGATCTCCAGATTATTGGGTGGTGCACCTGTAGTTTGGCACTTACATGATATTTTGACCGCCGATATTTTTAGTGCGACCAATCGTAGGATCGCAGTTACCTTAGCGAATTGGTTTGCTACGAGAGTAATTGTCAATTCTCAAGCGACAGCAGACGCATTTATCGCCGCAGGGGGCAATCGCCGACTATTACGCACTGTATATAACGGATTTGATAGCGAAAAGTTTGATCAAGTTAATGATAATCAAGCAACTTTGCGAGAGGAATTAGGCATTCCCCGCGATCGCCCTTTAGTGGGAATGTTCAGTCGGCTGTCTTACTGGAAAGGGCAACATATTTTATTAGAAGCTGCTAGTCAACTCCCTGATGTCCATGTGTTGCTAGTCGGTGATGCACTCTTTGGGGAGGCGGAGTATACGGAAAAGCTGAAAAATATTGCGTCACAGGAAAGTCTCCAAGGTCGTGTGCATTGGCTCGGCTTTCGGCAAGATATTCCCGCCTTAATGAAAGCTTGTGATGCGATCGCCCATTGTTCAACTGCTCCTGAACCCTTTGGGCGCGTAATTGTTGAGGCGCAATTATCGAAAAGACCTGCGATCGCAACTCTTGGCGGCGGTACTAGCGAAATTATTACCAATGGGGTGACAGGTTTATTAATTCCTCCTAACGATCCGCAATTACTGGCGGCTGCCATGCAACAAATTTTTAGCGATCGCGAAGCAACCCAAAAGATGGTCGAAGCTGCCTATAACCAAGCAAAACTGAAGTTCTCAATTCCCTCTGTCTGTGCCGAATTTGAAATGGCGATCGCCTAA